The DNA sequence agaaccactggtgtagcatagacggtttcagcagcaacaacacaaacaaacgtAAGTTAGTTAACTTCTGGGTTGACTTCCTTCCACACAGAATCAATAAAAAGTAAACTATTtctaatataaattaaaaagtcCAAGCGTATCGACCATTTCACTGAGCTAACGtcactgtgtaaaattaatctAGATACGTTACAGATTCttaaattcttgcctggctgccaaacctctcttcACAGCGTTTATAGATGCTCACTAGCTGTCTCTCCTCGTCTTTAGCACGTTTTTGTTCCAGAGGTCACTTTAGCAGATAAAAACCAACGCAGACCGAATTCAGGACAGATGCAAACGGTTTTATCGGCCGCACGCGCGTTGCCTCGGTTACGCGACTGGCCAGAAGTAACGTTATCGGTCTGACtagagaggtttggcagccaggcaagaataaaaaaaaaattgtggtcATGgtcatttattttgcttgttatcataAATAATctactctgttgttattgattctgtgcgcaagtttaccagaagttatgtttagtccacaaaagctgtttatgctgaaaccgtctataaatgAAACCAGTTGACTTTTGACTCATTTAGCTTATTTCACACTTTACAATTGCAAAAATTATGTCCAGTACTTAaaaactcttttaaaaaaaaggatgTCATAGGCTAGATAGAAACATGTGTTAAAAAACATAATAGTACAACCATAAGATGAAAGCTGCTCTGTAAAAATAAGAATTAAATTCACAATATCTTAATAAGATATATTTGGCATGATTCATGTTAGTGATGAAATAAATCcgcagaataaaaataaaggcaCAGTTTACAGAAACAGGATTACAAAATGATTTAAGTACATCGTAAGTGTCTTCAGATTGCATAAGTttaataatgattttattacTTTACTATGAATGCATACGATTCATTCGCTTTGTAAACTTGTAATACttcataaaaaaaacttggcGCATGACAttcataagaaaaataatattacacatGAGtctattaattaaaaaaaaaaaatcctcagCATTCAGTTGTCCAATggtaattataaatataaccCAACCTAACCTGACTCAACACTTTCTGTgaaatcaacacacacatctgtaTGTACAGTACACAATTTCAACATTCATGTAAACAAGGGCACTTAAGGTTTCTTCCAATAAAGTCCAATAAAAGAGAAATGACTTTAGTAATGTTATTTACAGTGGTACAGCTAGAGTTAATAAACACTGAACATTACACAACAACATTAAACTTTCAATctacacagcaaaaaaaaaaaaaaaaaatcctgatcaCTAGTTTTTTCTTGCTTTACAGTAAAAACTTTAGTATCAAAATTGCATAAAATATTAAGGCTTGTTTTCAGATGTCATCTCTTGAATTAGTTTATTTTTACTCCATTAAAACCTGTAcaccaaaaacaaacaaaaaaataatttcttgtaAATAATATCAAGGCTTTTATCTTACACAATTTAGCTTTAgccaagtaaaaatatctatacATGTATAAAACAAGAGAACAATGCTAATGAAGAAAGAGATTTTTGCAAACAGGACCCTTATGAAAGTCAATCCTCCAAATCCCTCTCCATGTATTTCTGTATTCTCACACAGCGTGGACAATCTGGACACTGAGCCTTACAGGACGAGTGGAAGACCGTCTTACACATGCCACAcctgagagacagacagagtgaGTTATTTTATGCATCAAGCAAGAAAGGAAGTCATACATGAGAATATAGTGATGTTGTAGTTTATGACCACAGCAACATCTGACTGAATTTCATGCTGTGCATTCACATTCAGACATCAGAAACAGAAGCTCAGAAAGAGTATGAGGATCTGAAATGTAATGACCTGCACGTGCTGTCATACTGAAAGGGGAAGATGATATCATCAGCATTACAGATCTGACAGATAAAACCTCTCTGAGTGCAGACATGACAGTGAAGTACATGCTTTGAGCCGAGCTGAACCAGAGACTGAAGGTAAGACTCATAATGTCCATCTgctatctgagagagagagagataagaTTTTATAATATCAGAGTCTCAATATGAGTAACCTAAAGTTTGTTTTATAACTAATAAACATGAAGAAAAGACAGATGTAATGGGAAGACACCTGCTGCAGGTCCAGTACACTGAACACATCACTGCTCTCCAGTAAATAAAACCTCTGCTGAAGCCTGAAACATAGAAACCTTCATCATTACTACACAACTATTGCAACCagacaataaacacacacacgcatgcacacacaggcACGCACGCATACCAGGGTTCCCAAACACCTTagttcagtggttctcaaactggggtccggggcccccaggggggcctcgacatggtgccaggggggccccagttttatgacattttataaaatacattaatttatcatgaattctgtgaaattaaacctaaaaaaaataaggcagcactactttgtataatttaatgttttgtttaatttaaacgtgaagttttagaactattttttgtcataaattttctttgggggggccgtgAAAGAATGCACAATACACAAAgagggccgcacgctgaaaaagtttgagaaccactgccttagttaacttcaaattcaaggacctttcaaggactttccaggtccaatatcctcaaattcaagtactaaatgtggggacacatttcaagtgagagcaaagttacatcgtgttaccttttaagatacattgttacagtttccttttgagggaactgacgctgtgtcactgcggtaagactttggggacgccttcaggggtaagtgcgtctgaatgtgtatctCAAATTCAAcaaatggtgaggcttaacaacaaagacagggtgacgcgggagccagaaggtatatcgctatctgaaatattgccaaaggtggcgttacagggacgcaggaagtatggcaaggagaCGCAGCGCCctgttacatacgtaacccaagacgttttcatgtgtcaaacacaactatgcaaaaaagcattttggtatgaatcaacactcgcatacagaagatataagcatttaaagtgaacagtttagcacgtgtgcttaaaaagtctagaaagtttatgatattatcctacactacacagggaatatggatttttttcagaaaacatcttgcataaaatagatttaagcactttcaatgacctgtatctatgcatgtatattttcaaaaacttcccagggccttgaatttttccccccagattcacaaactttcaaggatttcaaggacctgtgggaaccctggcatacacacacacacagatgcatgcacaaacacgcatgcacaaacacgcatgcacaaacacgcatgcacaaacacgcatgcacaaacacacacgcacacacacacacgcgcacacacacacgcacacacacacacacacacacacacacacacacacacacacacacacacacacacatgcatacatacacacacacacatacacacacacacctgggcTGTATCTGTTTGTTGACTTCACTGCGACAGATGAGAATGTAGTCACCAATGAAACGCAGTTGTTGTCTGAGTTTGTGTACTTTTGACATGACATCACTGTGATCAAACAGTTTAGGATTTAAAGCGTTGATGTTGAGGAGCGGCTCGGCTTCGATTTGATCCATGAAGCGCAAAGCTTCTCTTGATACCTGAACACACACATGGTTAAAGAATATAAATCACAAAATCacatctttttatattttacacattacaaaaaaaatggttaaaGAGCCCACAACACACTTATTTACAGTTAATAATTTAAGATGGGATCTATTAGATTACACCTGATATGATTAAAATGATTCTCATTACTCGCTCTGCTATAGCTCCCGTCTCTTCTGAAACACTCGCTATACACTGACTGGTCAAGCTCTTCCAGTCTGTTGTGATTGGTCACACACTGAAATGTCCCACCCTTTTACTGCAACTGCAAGTTTCAGATTCTAAGATGTAAACACTAACAATGCCATCAGTTTCTTCTTATCAACTCAAGccagataaaaaaaatgtagaagAACAAGCAGATCAACCAGAATCAAAACAACCATCAGAGTGTGTCTGTGTATATGCATCAGGCTTGCAAATTCGCTAACCTGACGTCCCAGGGCTATTGTACCTTGTAGTCTGGCTACCAAAATCTAATCTCTGCCCTGCTCGTCGGCTATCTTAggaaggaaaaatatattttaatgcttttgcaTTCTCTCACAGATTAGGTTGGGTATGTTTTATGCAATTTGTGCATCGTTTATTAAAATCACGCTTGAAAGCGTGCTCGCTTATTAGTTTCACTTTCCATTCGTAATGTCTTTCTATTCCATGTCTTTACCAGAAAGATACACACAAAACAAACTCAGCgacatgtattctattaaaaaacaattatttatgtCTTGAAGCGAACATTAAGTTAAAAATTCAGATTAGAGACATTAGGACATGTGGCTCCGTGCAGAACTTGCTcctaaaaagtttttaaaaaagttttaagttgTGAGGAGATCCAGTGTGGAGAAGAGCAGGGAACAGTTGGCTTGCATTTTAATTTAGATTTTTCCCACACCAAAAACAACTACAAGAGTAGCAGAGCAAACATTGCGGTTAGTGGCCTTTGGCTTTGTATTGTTGGCAAAATTTGGCTTGTGGTGAAAACTAATTGAGGAACCATGTGCTATCTTATCTGTGACTTCAGTTGATATCTCAGATTCAGAATAAAGTGTATAGAAATGTTTAGTTCAGTTGTAAATGActattatttgtgttttgatagatgttttgtctcaatattctacattaataacaaattaaattttttatttgagtTACTTGCATTCATTTCATGCTACCAAAAATTAAAGATTGCATGTTAAaagggctaccagggattttAAAATTCTGCGAGCCCTGTGCATGTATGTGTGCTATCTGTCTGCGTTTGTGTGCGGGCTTGGCGATTTGGCAAAAATTATATaggtatatatttataatagacTGTAATgaacttccattcaaaatctcCATTccctgatttaaataaaatcgcGTAAAACGTAAATTCGAATTTATCGAAGAAAAAAATCTGGaaaatcgcccagccctagtgTGTCTGTCAGTATGttagtgtgagtgtgtgttgtgtttttacAGATCAGCACAGGTATTGTTACCTAAATACTAGCTATGACTTCCCCTTTCGTATTTggaacttaaaggaacagtatgtaagaaatgtatatcaattaatcataaaaggaccctgatatgtcactaggcattaagaaatcattttcatttcaaatatttatatcactgacaacagtggtccggtcaggatattgtcatttaaaaagtggagttgcagccctcaactgatgtttatgttgtcatgttgtgtattggccaccagttgtgtgtagtaccagttttagccacaagttttgtgattgcagtaccagttttggccacaatcctacatactgttcctttattTGTTGCGTTTtctcataaaaatgtattacaattCTTTGATCACACTATTTGCTGCTTGATTTCTACAGTTTCAGAAGAAACTAATTCACATGAGAAGCACTGACCTCACGTGTTGTTAGGTCCCAGTTGTGCAGCATGCGTGATGGGATGATGCTCATGTCTCCATGGTGACAGGACTCACAGTAGTACTTAGCCGAGAACTCACAGAGTCGAGGTCTGCCGTGAGATACACTCATCTGTCGTGAGCAACCTACAAACACATTGAACAAACAACATCTCTTAATGAACACAGAAGTATACAGCGCTTCACTGATCTCATACCTTTATATGTGGCTCATGAGTCAATGATAGACATAGCTATCATGATTccatggaaaaaaattatatatatttatttataataatatatagcAAATACATATTATAccatttattttttgctatgatattaacaatattattaaccgaatgctctcggcacgtattatacgttcatcaaatacttttgtgtTTGAAATCCACTTAAtctctaaatctcaagtttgtTGTTGAATCCATTAAGAAATTCATAAAAATGCTCAAATACAGGAAAACTTGGGTTTTGCATGTGAGCTCTTCATATTTTCTTTATGTgtaaaatacacaaaagttaTATAGTTGTAAACAAGAATCTCGTACCTGCACATTTGTAATTTTGAGCATCTAATCCTCTCTCTTTGGGGACGACAGACAGGTAAGACAGCAGCGCGCCATCACCTTTTAGTCTGTGTTGGACTAGCTTGTGAACACTGCCACCCTGCCCTCCGCTGGACGACGAGACATCCTCAAGTCCTCCATCATCCTCAGTCTCCAGATACGAATCCAGAGCTTCTCTAATCAGCCTCCGCCATCCTCGAGCTTCCTCGCCACTTTCTGCCCTCATAATTAGAGTCTCTCGTGCAGTCAGGACCTTAAAAAATGCAGGGCTACCTAGAGAAACATGTGGAACTACATCTCTGATGGTCCCTATAGAGTGTGAGAAGAGGGGCATTTTGATGTTTTCTTGAACCCTGTAAGCCCTGAGGGCCTCCAGGGACAGCGAGAGCACCAGAGACCTCCAACCTTTCTCCTCCATGCTCTGATAGACCACGGCTTCCTTTATGGCATCCGGCTCTGGGTCTGCGTGACGACTCCAGTCTAATTGAAGAGGATCTGGAAGTTCTGGGATGGCGTGCTCCAGGCTTGAAGGAGCTGGAGATGATGGGGAGTCTGAAGACGATGGCTGTAGCACCTCCCACACCTCGTCTTTCACCAGGGGTCGTAGTTTTGAGATGGCCTCCACAATGCGATCGACCCAGTCTTCGGCCTCCCCTCGAGATGATGCGCGCAGGTAAAGTTTCTTGCCTTGGAAGGAGAGCCGGAAACATCCCTCAGAACCAGAGGAGAGGTGGACGTCCTCGCAGCGCAGCAGGGACATGTTTTCGTAGCAGATGCGCTCCTCTGCGTTCACATAAAGCCGTAATTCAAATGGGGAGAGCTCGCAGTAATAATCCCACCACATGCCCACGGCTCTGCGTCTCTCAAGCTGACCCATCTTCAGAAGACCCCTGAACGGGTTAGACAGACCTTACAGAGACAGACAAAGTTTCACTTGCGTGAATCTCAACAATCTTTTTTGAAAACAATACTTCACGTTATCATATGCAGTAATCTTTTAAGTTTTCGTCTCGGAAACCAGAGGTTATGATCCAAAACCAAACTTGAAATGAATGCAGTCCGGACATACAAAATGTCAGGCTTGGTGTCTACCTAATTTGGGTAGCATCTAACAAGTGACAGGGCATTTTAAGCCAAAGTACCACAAAGTCTAACTTCTGACATCAACAAAAAATGAAAGCATTTTCATCCCTTCGAAAAGCTTTGCAGTTGTAAACACAAGCATACCTTGACTCAGAACACATACTGACagttaaaatgttaataattatATTCAAGCAGACAAGTGTGTGAAACCAAGAAAAGGGAAGTCAGCAAATAAAGGTGGTTATTCTGCATGGCACCAAATAGGAAGTCGTCAACAACAAAGTAAAACGGCAACAAATGCAGCCTTATTTTAATCTACAACTCTGCAGATCAGGGCTTGGACAGTGAAAGGTGCCAGAACTCCGATTTAAAATTCAGGTCACATGAGGAAGAACTGACTATTGTTCACAGTAATACCTGACTGGAATTAAGGTAAATGCTAATTAGTGCTGAGGTTCTCAACAGTGGCCTGTGAGGTCTGTttttcctgcagagtttagctttaACCCTGATCAAACTCACCTGTCTCTAACTTTATAGTAATAAGTGTGTTCAGCCACGCAGACCAATCACTGTATGACATTAAAATACACAGTGAGAACGATTCCAATGCAGACTGCTCCCTATGCTTTCAAATTGCTATTGTGGTAATGTAAAATCATGCGCTGATTGGTCTGTGCACTGCCACTCTGCAGGAACATGAACCTCGTGGGCCAGAGTTCagaaaacaagccaaaaattaaatgttaaaatattaagaCAATTAAGTCAATAAAAAATAGGCAGcttctatgtacagtatatatctCTATACCATTTGGTCTCCGATGAACGACACTAGGTGGTAACTGGAGGCTGTCCGGTATAGGTGTGGCCAGCATCTGCGCATTTATTTGCATGGTGTTAACACTGGTATTTTCTTCAGAATATCCATTTGTTTCAGGTTCGTAGAAGTCTTCCGGTGAAATCCAAGATGTGGCTTTCTAAAAGGCATAAAAGGACATATTTAAATGACTAGTTCTGACTCTGAAGTTAATTAGCTGTTGTAAAATAACTAACTACACACATGCCACAACGGTACTGTATTGCTTGGCAGTTTGCTTTATACTTGAAAAAGTTTATCATCAACACACTTACATATCAAATCTTTATAAACACtcttttataaataaacctattgGAGAAATCTCCTGTATGTTAATATCTAGTATTTTGTGTAGATGTTTTAATACAATTACAGTT is a window from the Misgurnus anguillicaudatus chromosome 4, ASM2758022v2, whole genome shotgun sequence genome containing:
- the plekhm1 gene encoding pleckstrin homology domain-containing family M member 1, which produces MLATQTTDNNPETKDIKQWIKEKIARTLKILQKRYITTETVVTSEDLEANLLCCALEAVFIHGIKSKFIRLDGGRKAGSRGALPQPVFWNLLKTVTHRDVVQELERLSFINTDIGRCRAWVRLALNDGLLECYLTSLLREGSNLGSHYQPGALLLDPEDREVLLTLLQGLSSLTFQLSYKSAVLNEWTNTPLVLAGLCPPTPADEHQLCPKRKESWDTVSQSSGGSGSSDWAQEVLHIEPRKEQNEGGYASTPPMSWNQSLDTSGSSQLSTSLSSDSLLQGQDPKSPEKERWINDADINCNAEKKNSLTKENSSSSQNMIQEGFDEFIPVPHDLSITATHGVTDTNMHTPDSEDMHQTLACFTEASELSEEKSEQKLRATDKEISTVSETLVKTTRLKVKNTVHETSEREIKSKNTNSSFMPSGVCNLNETAEKTSYLHCLTSETSDLKELHPSTTKTSDLKELHPSTTKTSDLKELHPSTTKTSDLKELHPSTSETSGLEEVHAPTSETSDLREVCALSSESSFGHCPNEHGRNAMLKHSTSVVSRRTSTDSCKATSWISPEDFYEPETNGYSEENTSVNTMQINAQMLATPIPDSLQLPPSVVHRRPNGLSNPFRGLLKMGQLERRRAVGMWWDYYCELSPFELRLYVNAEERICYENMSLLRCEDVHLSSGSEGCFRLSFQGKKLYLRASSRGEAEDWVDRIVEAISKLRPLVKDEVWEVLQPSSSDSPSSPAPSSLEHAIPELPDPLQLDWSRHADPEPDAIKEAVVYQSMEEKGWRSLVLSLSLEALRAYRVQENIKMPLFSHSIGTIRDVVPHVSLGSPAFFKVLTARETLIMRAESGEEARGWRRLIREALDSYLETEDDGGLEDVSSSSGGQGGSVHKLVQHRLKGDGALLSYLSVVPKERGLDAQNYKCAGCSRQMSVSHGRPRLCEFSAKYYCESCHHGDMSIIPSRMLHNWDLTTREVSREALRFMDQIEAEPLLNINALNPKLFDHSDVMSKVHKLRQQLRFIGDYILICRSEVNKQIQPRLQQRFYLLESSDVFSVLDLQQIADGHYESYLQSLVQLGSKHVLHCHVCTQRGFICQICNADDIIFPFQYDSTCRCGMCKTVFHSSCKAQCPDCPRCVRIQKYMERDLED